In the genome of Caenorhabditis elegans chromosome IV, the window ttttgaGGTCTATaataaaattggagaaattaatgaaaattacaTTTCATTAGAATAttagggcatgtaatacacaagtacctaaGATATGTATATCTTGTTCTGGAgtttaaaatgaaatgaaaatccTTTCTTTTGAGTAAAGTGaaagacttttgaaaataagttatttGTGATGCAtgtgaaacatttaaaattcgaaCAGTTTATTAtactcaaaaagtttataagtTCGTCATTCCCTTGAAAGTATATTCAATTCCTCAGCAACTCATTTTCCTGGGATATggatactgaaaaattaatgtataTAATTATTTATCTGTAACATGCGATTTGAATTAAAGTCAAACATGACTGAACATAAgaagcatttaaaaaaaatatatactggTTGAGCTCACCAATCAACATTCACCATaatctcaaactttttaatacttgatattataaaaaattgctcaaagtTCAATCTGATAATAATAGAAGTCACTTACTGTCCTTCAAGTTTTCCTCCGAGTTTTATTCCATCAGAAGACGTTCTTGGTCTTGGTCTTGGTATTGGCCTTGGCTTTGGCTTCTGAATTCATCATAAGAAGTAATTGCTTCAAAAACTACCTACTTTCCCTCCACCACTAGACTTTCCTTTTGCAGTAGTTACATCAGCTACTACAAGTaaaatgaagaagaacaaAATCCAATTGAGCTTCATTTCAGATTTCGTATCCGTGGTTTTGGAAAATCCTgtcatttatatattttgttgACTTCCTTGTTTACCACTTATCCTATCACGGCCAATTGTTGTTTGTTGTACGGAAAAATAAATACGAGTTATCATATGGGAGTGGATGTTTATGGAtcaaactatattttttgacgttgtctttaaaaaaccaataactgctgtatttttcaaataattattgttGAGATATCATATTTGCTCATTACcaaaaataaagcaaaaatCAACGAGAAATAAtcattaaattaattaatatcaCTGATCC includes:
- the W09C2.9 gene encoding FIP (Fungus-Induced Protein) Related (Confirmed by transcript evidence); translation: MKLNWILFFFILLVVADVTTAKGKSSGGGKKPKPRPIPRPRPRTSSDGIKLGGKLEGHIHIPGK